From the genome of Kryptolebias marmoratus isolate JLee-2015 linkage group LG19, ASM164957v2, whole genome shotgun sequence, one region includes:
- the LOC108233382 gene encoding neuroendocrine protein 7B2 isoform X2: MTEMGPSARLSLLGLLLCLQVGGAPARSPRTADKVSEADIQRLLHGVMEQLGIARPRVEYPAHQATNIVGPQSIQGGAHEGLQHLGPYGNIPNIVAELTGDNVPKDFSEDHSYPDPPNPCPLGKTGDGCLENAPDTAEFSREFQKHQHLFDPEHDYLALAKWNKELLYQKLKGGPKRRKRSVNPYLLGQRLDNVVAKKSVPHFPEEEEEKAPTAPAPSKPTT; the protein is encoded by the exons ATGACAGAAATGGGACCGTCGGCGCGGTTGTCGTTGCTCGGCCTCCTCCTGTGCCTGCAGGTCGGCGGGGCTCCGGCCCGCAGCCCCCGCACGGCCGACAAGGTGTCGGAGGCCGACATCCAGCGGCTGCTGCACGGCGTCATGGAGCAGCTGGGCATCGCCCGGCCCCGGGTGGAGTACCCCGCACACCAGGCCACGAACATCGTGGGGCCTCAGAGCATACAGG GTGGAGCTCACGAAGGGCTGCAGCACCTCGGTCCTTATGGGAACATTCCCAACATCGTGGCCGAGTTGACCGGAGACAACGTTCCCAAAGACTTCAGTGAGGACCACAGCTACCCGGACCCTCCAAACCCCTGTCCTCTGGGGAAAACAG GAGACGGATGCTTGGAAAACGCCCCTGACACGGCCGAGTTCAGCAGAGAGTTTCAGAAACACCAGCACCTGTTCGACCCGGAACATGACTACCTAGCTCTGGCAAAGTGG AACAAGGAGCTTCTGTACCAAAAACTGAAGGGTGgaccaaaaagaagaaaaagg AGTGTCAACCCATACTTACTGGGCCAGAGGCTCGACAACGTAGTTGCTAAGAAATCCGTTCCCCACTTccccgaggaagaggaggagaaagccCCGACCGCCCCAGCTCCCAGCAAACCTACAACCTAA
- the LOC108233382 gene encoding neuroendocrine protein 7B2 isoform X1 has translation MTEMGPSARLSLLGLLLCLQVGGAPARSPRTADKVSEADIQRLLHGVMEQLGIARPRVEYPAHQATNIVGPQSIQGGAHEGLQHLGPYGNIPNIVAELTGDNVPKDFSEDHSYPDPPNPCPLGKTAGDGCLENAPDTAEFSREFQKHQHLFDPEHDYLALAKWNKELLYQKLKGGPKRRKRSVNPYLLGQRLDNVVAKKSVPHFPEEEEEKAPTAPAPSKPTT, from the exons ATGACAGAAATGGGACCGTCGGCGCGGTTGTCGTTGCTCGGCCTCCTCCTGTGCCTGCAGGTCGGCGGGGCTCCGGCCCGCAGCCCCCGCACGGCCGACAAGGTGTCGGAGGCCGACATCCAGCGGCTGCTGCACGGCGTCATGGAGCAGCTGGGCATCGCCCGGCCCCGGGTGGAGTACCCCGCACACCAGGCCACGAACATCGTGGGGCCTCAGAGCATACAGG GTGGAGCTCACGAAGGGCTGCAGCACCTCGGTCCTTATGGGAACATTCCCAACATCGTGGCCGAGTTGACCGGAGACAACGTTCCCAAAGACTTCAGTGAGGACCACAGCTACCCGGACCCTCCAAACCCCTGTCCTCTGGGGAAAACAG CAGGAGACGGATGCTTGGAAAACGCCCCTGACACGGCCGAGTTCAGCAGAGAGTTTCAGAAACACCAGCACCTGTTCGACCCGGAACATGACTACCTAGCTCTGGCAAAGTGG AACAAGGAGCTTCTGTACCAAAAACTGAAGGGTGgaccaaaaagaagaaaaagg AGTGTCAACCCATACTTACTGGGCCAGAGGCTCGACAACGTAGTTGCTAAGAAATCCGTTCCCCACTTccccgaggaagaggaggagaaagccCCGACCGCCCCAGCTCCCAGCAAACCTACAACCTAA
- the grem1a gene encoding gremlin-1a has protein sequence MPSPSVLIFATVWALLQSPPSSAEPGTFQGKFNPNESEGCLLPPIGGLLSRGAGSVASTDEVLESSQEALLVTERRYLRLDWCKTQPLKQTIREDGCLSRTIINRFCYGQCNSFYIPRHTYQEGGVFQSCSACKPKTFSTVTYTLFCPGQTPSTRRKRVQRVKQCRCATVKTE, from the coding sequence ATGCCGTCCCCCTCAGTGCTGATCTTTGCCACAGTCTGGGCTCTGCTGCAGTCCCCGCCGAGCAGCGCGGAGCCGGGGACATTTCAAGGCAAGTTCAACCCGAACGAGTCGGAGGGGTGTCTCCTGCCGCCCATCGGCGGGCTTCTCTCCCGCGGAGCTGGCTCCGTGGCCTCCACGGACGAGGTGCTGGAGTCCAGCCAGGAGGCGCTGCTCGTCACGGAGCGCCGGTACCTGCGGCTGGACTGGTGCAAGACGCAGCCGCTGAAGCAGACCATCCGGGAGGACGGCTGCCTGAGCCGAACCATCATCAACCGCTTCTGCTACGGCCAGTGCAACTCCTTCTACATCCCGCGGCACACGTACCAGGAGGGGGGCGTGTTCCAGTCCTGCTCGGCCTGCAAACCCAAAACCTTCAGCACCGTCACGTACACGCTCTTCTGTCCGGGGCAGACGCCCAGCACGCGGAGGAAGCGGGTCCAGCGCGTGAAGCAGTGCCGCTGCGCGACAGTTAAAACGGAATGA